The sequence TGGAGGTGATCACCGAAAGCCCAGAAAGTGTTACAGTATGTTAGTGTGGAGTGATATGATGTACATCTGACGTGGTTCGGAGGGAACGAAGTGTTTCACATGACAACAAACTGCTCACAATGTGCAAGGTCCATCTCCAACATGTCCCCAAAGGATCCTCAGGAGAGACATTCACGCAATCTTCTTTCATGTAGTGACAATAGCTAGCATCTGATTTAAGGCAAAGGAAGTCAATCCATTCGATCAGTCACAAAGTGTCTTCAGAAGATGTGTGTCCCTTTCTGACAACATGAGCCTGGACATGATGTGGCCCAAAGTCTCTGCTGGGGCCACAACTATTGTCATTCAAATgctccatttttttttaaatagctttttcttttttcctgcAAAAATAAAGTTGACCTTAAAGGGGAGACCGGGCCCGCTCCGACCGGAAGTCGCCAGGACACACCAGTGAACCGCTCACATATATGCTATTGATTTTTCAAGACAAAGGTGTGCTTTGAGGTATAACTCCTGATACTTCTGTATATCTAGAATCACTGTCTTTGTTACAAGTATGTGAAAGCTACGGAGGTTAGCATGTGTTAGCATGTCACCGAGAGGCTGGTTGTAAtgcatgctgggagagactacatATTCAACATTAGTGTTTAAATACTATGTTTCTGAAGTAACACTTAAGCCAGTTGTGATGTTTGACACTTTCTGTGGATAAACCCGTCTTATCAAACTAGTCGCAGTTAAATTGCTAAACtgaaaagtgacattttttgcaGCATTACAACTTACCTCCCCGGGACTCTATATGTCACAATTATTGCACACGTTCTGTAAAAACACTGATTTCAACAAATACATATTCTGCAGCACACCTTTCACTGCTGGCACACACAGGGGGGTGAGGAGAGTTGATTGGCAACGTTCCCCTAAGGTTTCTGTTTACATAATGTAATGTGCCAAAACACCAACATGTGTTGAAAATGTAACTACGGAAAAGTTCCACACATTACATTTTCACATGATATACAATCCTCTGGGAACGTTACTTTGTTTGGGAGCCTTCTCCTCATGATGGTCCGCAACAATAGCTCACAGCACTGGTTGTAGTAAAACACTTTAGTGGAAAACATTTACACCTGACCCCGGTCTCCCTAATATACAGGTTTTGGGTTTAAAACGCCACAATAGCTCGTGTCCACGCCCCCAGGCTGGCCAGGACCTGTTTGCTACAGATCTGCTCCAAGTCCGACTGTCTGCTGAGCAGCCCCGAGAACCCCGAGCCGAAGATGGAGATCAGGTTGGAGATGTTGGAAGTGTCCGTGTAGTCTATGTTGGAGTAGCAGCAGTCCTCGCGTTTCGCCCGTTTCCTCGCCGCTGTAAAATCTGAAACGTCCTCCACATCAGAGACACAGCAGCTGAACTCCACCTTCCGTTTCCTCGCCGGAGACCGCGCGCCCTGTCCGCATTGGAGCGcgtcgcagcagcagcagtcctgGTGGAGGTATCCGTTCTCCACCGTGGTCACCACATGCGTGTCCAAGTCCAGCACTGTGGTTTTGTTGCAGtgcgagctgctgctgctgctgttgttggcgGTGAACTGGTCACAGTGTGGCACGGGCGAAGGCTCCATGCAGCAGCTCCGGTAGTAGCAGGGATCCGGTTCCTTGCTGCCGTCATCGAGAGGAGAGCAGCCGAAAATAGCGCTTGATGTCCGGGCGTGCGCCGCTGCCTGCTCCTCATCCTCCGCGTCCTCTGCGTCCAGATCCAGAGGGTTGAGCTCCTGGATCTCGTTGCAGACTGTCATCACCTCCTCGTACTGCTGCATGCGATAGATCTCCGCGTATTTCTCCTTGATGTAGACCTGCCTGGCGTTCCGCAGAACATAGGAGACCAGCAGGTTTTTGTGCAGCTTGATGCCCCCTCTCTGCGTCCTGGAGTTGTGGATCTTCATTAAGGAAATGGAGATGAGGCTTTGCGCGTCCGCTGCGCATTCCATGGTGCTGATCATTATGATGTTCCCCCAGTCCACCTCCAGCTCCTCACCGGGAGAACTAACCCGAAGCTCGGCTATCTCAAAGGGAGTCGTTCCGCTGGTGGAGAAAGGTTCAAGTGAGCTCTGTGGAGAAGCATTGGACACAATGATCCGCCTCTCCCTGAACGCAGCAATCAGTCGCAGATGGCCTGAAACCAGAATACACTTTATACTCAAGACAGAAGTCCCGCCCTCGCCAGGAATAGCCAATGAGCTGCCTTGGATCTGTTGAGTGACAGGATGGCGCGCTGGAAACATGTAGCTCTCCACCAATCAGCGTCAGGCGGTTACTCTGTACTATTCAAATTCCACCAGGTTGTCTAACAGGAATGCCCTCATTTCAGCTGCCCCGAGCTGGGATTCCCAGAAAACCAGTTAGGCTTCCAGGTAAAATCAACGAGatgaacacaaaacaaaaagacGATATGCAGAGAGTAATCAGGGGGTATTTGAAAGTGAAAAAGTAGGCAATTTAATACATCCAAAACACATGCAATTGATCCACACATATTATTTACAGGCTAATAAAACATTAGTATTTTGGAAAAAGGccttaaaatgttttatttggcCCAAGTTTCTTAAAAACAGCTGAGAGCAGACTGTGAGGATATGTCTTCTTTTGTAGCTTTCACTGATGGCTCagttcatctctctctctcacacacacacacacacgcacgcacgcacacacgcgcgcgcacacacacacacacacacacacacacacacacacacacttgggtCCTGGTTCTGAGTTAAGTGTCTCTGAGATTTCTGTTGCTCATGAAGAAATTCAAATTCACTTTTGGTGCTGACattattgaaaataaatgtaatttacatAAGCAATGAAGCAATGTCTCCAGACACACTGTCCTGTTACTATGGATAACTCACATCTTACTGTTTTAAAATAAGCTAAATAAAATAAGCCAAAGCCTGTCCAACAACATTTACCAAAAATACACAGGATTCCCACCAAAAGTTCTTGAAATCTAATGTGAGTAAGTCCGTGTTTCTACTGAGCCTCGCGGTGGCAGTTTGTGGAAGAAGTTACAATAATTGATATTTCAACGTGAATGGATCGCttccagtgacacacacacacacacacacacacacacacacacacacacacacacacacacacacacacacacacacacacacacacacacacacacacacacacacacacacacacacacacacacacacacacacacacacacacacacacacacacacacacacacacacacacacgtattacCCACATGCTGTTCTTAGGGCccacaacgtgtgtgtgtgtctccctcAGGGCTGTCTGCAGGCAGCTGGTTAACAGAAACTCTGCCTGCTCCGCACCAAAGTGCACTGGCTGGCTGACACATCTAGCCACTGCACGAGAGGGACCACAGATACTGAACCGGAAAGGCCTCTGAAAATGATGTCATCTTAGTAGCACGACACAGTTATAACACATTACTCAGTAAAGTgttgtttctttccgttaaccgtcaagtgggaaataagtatttgttgtgtgtttctcttcgtatcctaagatactgttatgtttggctgtgaaaaaaacaaatatatatattattatgaagggcagaccatctatttgtatttatttagttttgtttagaaaggggcaggtcacataagatgttattcttctccctgctccttttcgctcaatggtggagtcatgttttgtggcaattattgtacatttggttttgcgtaccacgagcgggacaaataaaaatgaaatgaaaatggtTACAAAACGGCAATCAGTTTCAATAACTGGAAGGAGTACACAGAATGGGATTTGTGAAGGCAGCAGCAGAGTGAATATTGGATAAGGCAAACATAGGTTTATCTTTACACCTCAGTAAATAGAGAACCGTTGGCAAACACATCTTCAATAtcctccacacacactcacatatgtAATTGTACATAGCTTCGCTGGGCTGCTCCAAGTGGCCATCCAGAGTCATTCATGCATATTTAAATAGACTGGAAAGGGGTTCAGCACATTGACCGGTGCTCCAGATGATAACAGTCATCAGTGGTGAGACGCTCAAACACACCCTCTTGGTGACGGCGGGCAGCAGACCCAAACGCTCTGCTTCAAAACAAGACAACCGAGCTGGAAGGTCACAGCGGGTCTCCAGCATCAATAAGGATTCGTGTATCACAGTCGGCTGACATCTCTGTCGTGATTTATTGAACATAATAGgaacatttaaaggtggggtaggtacgtttgagaaaccggctcgagatacacttgttgttatattccatggatgatcttaacatcccgatagcaatgaatatctgaagtgctttgacaaatcagtggaagccgtggcgctgtaaaaagcacgaccggctaaagtaactggatggcctacctgcctgtcagccttccatctgggcacaaacatacctcgtgccctcattggtcatgtgcgcgttcgtgtgtgttggaggcgtGGCTCTgcgaggaagtggcagatttgttccggttgtgtattttcaaattctagcgcactcgagccggtttctcaaacttacctaccccacctttaatagtgTGTTGACCAATCCCCTGAATATTCCTAAATATTATTGTCAGTAAACATGTAAGAACTGATCATTCCCACTGTCAGTGACATGTACTCTAAAGGCATCTGAATACCTGAAATGAATAAAGAGTCTGCGTTCACTATAGTTGCAGCATCTCCGCCTCACTCGCAGCATCCAGCTTGGCAGTGGCCTCGACAGGTTCAACCACAGGATCAAATATGTGCCATGTGAGTGCAATAACCTGTGTTGAACCTGTAGAGGCCAGTGCAGCACTAGTTTTCTGCCCTGTGtcatcagtttttttttttttcccccacTGTTTCCAAATTCTCATCTGAGGCGGGACATCCACATTTCCCTGCAGGATGAATGAGAAGTTATGAGAATGAGGAGCTGAGGGATGGCTGAAGGAGTTGCAATGTTCTCTTTGAATGATGAATGTGTGATTGGGAGCAGGACACGTCTTTTCTTCCAGTGGAGGTAGCTGTTTGCAAAGAGGAGCACACCCCAGAGGGTTCCTCCACTGTCATGTATAAACCGCTCACTAGATAAAGGCTTGTTGGATGTGCTGCGGCTGATATTCAACATAAAAGCCAGAGCATCCCCACATGGCAATCTGTGCCTTATTGATTTGTTAGAGAAAAGGATTCTGTATGGAATACTCTTGGACATTTTTCAACCCTTTCGAACCAAACCAACAAAAGACAACATGAAAACACATtcatacaaatacacaaaatgGTCGAAAAACATAGCCgtgttataaaacacatcactgCACCCAGAGGAACTCCTAATCTACGAGTAGGCCTACATTTAGAGACGTAGAACTTGGTTTGGTCTAATTACAAATATATTGCCTCTATCGGTACTACCAACGATGTACAATGGTGGTACTAGGGATCACTGCATTGAGAAGGGCAAACTTTAATTATGAAGTATTGATTAATACTTTCTACCAAAGCAATAGTTCCTCAGTAAACAGGGTATTGTAAGTGCGGAGCTCGATTTAAGATATGGTTAGCGTAGCGTTGCATGAAGACCtgaagaagagagagacagcTTCTAAGGCTCTGTTACAAATGTAAAACAGCCAGATgccactggtcattaggggcacagctccacctagtgtcagcagaaagtatttcaaataataattccaaataaatgcaaaaaaatacatcttaaaatatattttaagataaaGTTTAATCATCTGTTTCGTaggtacattgctgttttagtctgtgttcttctaattcgTGTCcacagtgtgcctattgagccgtTTTGAGCGACGTGGGTCAAGCCCCGATctagcccctccctctcactgtcaaagtgaatgggtgctgtaaaaactacactgcgcatgctcagagtatttttctattcaatgtgtgcggcaaaaaaataatcaccataggggcaaagtgttGACAACCTCACCAAACGTCATCtcataattcagagagctgattggctgtaagtacgtgtgccgcgaaaataGTAGTTgtttgtgaagaggagacgaattatgggcctggagaaatgtaggtgggccagggggagactTATTACGCATGCAGGTACGAGATGAAACTTCATTATtgattttttaatgcactaatTAAACATAAGCATACGCCTAAACAGTGAAAACACAAACTTAGGCAtggcggcctcagaatgtgtaaaactgacatccacacgACTGGCTCGGCGGCCACAGGTTGTTTATgcttgacagtcgcacagtgggcacacactgagaGTCTTTTCAtgttcagcaaatgtgtacacgcttCACTGCAGACCTCACGGCAAAACTTACTTTACTTACTAATTtactcacggtaaaaaaatgcactccctattccattgtcatgaaggtggaatctaactatatccagaataagtttgattggatccaggctagaaacatgtttatttctgctgtaaagttgggcattttaacatgggggtctatgggaatgGCTCCTTTctgcatccatcccctgtcggccacgagaggaactgcagtgtgtggcacttccttctgggcttgTCAGGAACGTCAAAATCGTTATGacgcgctgattggctgtgggtgggccagacgtgcatgtgggtgggcccacAGCTACGCCACTGGTATAGCGATTAAAATCAGTCAAACTGAAAGAAAACTAATGAAGTTGACCTTCGACTTCAGCTTTGGTAAGTTCATTTGATGTCGTATCTTTTGTTGATCTTCTGTGTTTTGCCTATAGGCTACTCTGCTGGATCgattggtattctttcacacacagtgacgtcacgagctacccacaatgcaacgcgcgccatatatatatataaatacgccattttcctggaggtgcaaatatcctggaggtgcaaatataaacagctagctaacgtagccaggcagagcgcactaggttttttttctgaattaacgaccgaagaaatcgctgcatgtcttcggattacatctctggacttgaggggtgtgctctaggtcgttaccagcgtgaactagagctgtgtgggttgtcggattgcccttacagacagatgcagatgtatggaaaaacgaccctcgaaagtggccttcgtcgattttggctgcatacgtctaatttctggaaacgccaggtgaataccccacttgtcacgataatattatcatgccaatgAATATAtatggtattttagagttgactagatatcgattaaggcaatagactatgatattcatcTTGATCGTCACGGTGTGGGAATAAGAGAGTCATACATTCTTACATATGTGGAATTGCTCTACTTGGGACACAAAAATATTTCCAACTGTCTTTATGTTTTGAATGTTGCCAGGGTTACCCAAATGTGCACATATTGCTGGTGCTTTACAGCTGCGGAGTCGTGCAGTTATCCGTCCAAATGGTGTGTTTTGAACTTGACAGCAGAGTTGTTggtatttgttttactttgaacCGTCGAGGCTAGATGTTTCCctcattaatattaatattggtGTTTGTATCTCAGAGAGAAGCAGGTTATTTATATATAGATAAatagatgaatggatggatagatagataaatagatggatggatggatggatggatagatggatggatggatagatggatggatggatagatggatggatggatagatagatggatagatggatggatggatagatagatggatagatggatggatagatagatggatggatggatggatggatagatggatggatggatagatggatggatggatggatagatggatggatggatagatagatggatagatggatggatggatagatagatggatgaatggatggatagatagatggatggatggatagatagataaatagatggatggatggatagatagatggatagatggatggatggatagatagatggatgaatggatggatggatagatagatagatggatggatggatagatggataaatagatggatggatggatagatagataaatagatggatggatagatggatggattgatagatagatggatagatagatagataaatagatggatggatggatagatggatagatggatagatagatggatggatggatggatagatggatggatggatggatagatggatggatggatggatggatagatggatggatggatggatagatggatagatggatggatagatggatagatggatggagagaAGCAGGTTATTCCGTTAATATTGAACTATTCATTCGACACGcaccttaaaatgttacacttaCTCTTCAAATATACTCA comes from Pseudochaenichthys georgianus chromosome 12, fPseGeo1.2, whole genome shotgun sequence and encodes:
- the ier5l gene encoding immediate early response gene 5-like protein: MISTMECAADAQSLISISLMKIHNSRTQRGGIKLHKNLLVSYVLRNARQVYIKEKYAEIYRMQQYEEVMTVCNEIQELNPLDLDAEDAEDEEQAAAHARTSSAIFGCSPLDDGSKEPDPCYYRSCCMEPSPVPHCDQFTANNSSSSSSHCNKTTVLDLDTHVVTTVENGYLHQDCCCCDALQCGQGARSPARKRKVEFSCCVSDVEDVSDFTAARKRAKREDCCYSNIDYTDTSNISNLISIFGSGFSGLLSRQSDLEQICSKQVLASLGAWTRAIVAF